Proteins from a single region of Sebastes umbrosus isolate fSebUmb1 chromosome 8, fSebUmb1.pri, whole genome shotgun sequence:
- the rtn4r gene encoding reticulon-4 receptor: MKTVLIDGGRLLFLVMWLNLVPQTVSCPAKCVCYSEPRPTVACQQQGLFSIPTEIPVRSQRIFLQSNKLTVVRSTSFSSCHNLTVLWLYSNNISYIEAGAFYGLEKLEELDIGDNSNLRTISPTAFRGLTKLHTLHLHRCGLSELPVGVFRGMFSLQYLYLQDNYILSLHDDTFLDLANLTYLYLHNNKIKIVTDNMLRGLINLDRLLLHQNRVIFVQPRAFTDLAKLKSLFLFFNNLTVLTGETMDALVSLQYLRLNGNQWICDCRARTLWDWFKRFKGSSSELECNVPEFLVGKDLKRLKSEDLEGCVDTPQIQTNLFSSKGQSGKFSSTENPLGDTIPRCCLGDNDKSSILSGKSRQITNNPLKEKENMSKTKYKEPERTKNETQNKQNDGPLGTLSNTLEKSLENLNPDLIDNLESSTVSNKKKKKCSKKPKSDAHCKNRGSALQVLRFLFIPMIWISLAMS, encoded by the coding sequence GGGGGCGACTCCTGTTTCTAGTGATGTGGCTGAACCTTGTGCCTCAAACTGTCAGCTGCCCTGCCAAGTGTGTGTGCTACAGCGAGCCCAGGCCCACGGTGGCCTGCCAACAACAAGGACTGTTTTCCATCCCCACTGAGATCCCCGTGCGGAGCCAGCGGATATTCCTCCAGAGCAACAAGCTAACGGTGGTGAGGTCCACCAGCTTCAGCTCTTGCCACAATCTCACCGTTCTCTGGCTCTACTCCAACAACATAAGCTATATCGAGGCCGGGGCCTTTTACGGCTTGGAGAAACTGGAGGAACTGGACATTGGGGACAACAGTAACCTCCGCACCATCAGCCCTACAGCCTTCCGGGGCTTAACTAAGCTGCACACCCTCCACCTGCACAGGTGTGGCCTGTCAGAGCTCCCCGTTGGGGTTTTCCGAGGAATGTTCTCCCTACAGTACCTTTACCTGCAGGACAATTACATTCTATCCCTGCATGACGACACCTTTCTGGACCTTGCCAACCTCACCTATCTCTATCTGCACAATAACAAGATCAAGATAGTAACGGACAACATGCTTCGAGGCTTAATCAATCTGGACCGGCTGCTGCTCCACCAGAACAGGGTTATCTTTGTCCAACCAAGGGCTTTCACTGATCTTGCTAAGCTGAAATCCCTGTTCTTGTTCTTCAACAATCTCACGGTCTTGACGGGAGAGACCATGGACGCGCTGGTGTCTCTCCAGTATTTGCGTTTAAACGGGAACCAGTGGATCTGTGACTGCCGGGCGAGGACCTTGTGGGACTGGTTCAAACGTTTCAAAGGTTCCAGCTCTGAGTTGGAGTGCAATGTCCCCGAGTTCCTGGTGGGAAAGGACCTGAAACGACTGAAAAGTGAAGACTTGGAGGGGTGTGTGGACACGCCTCAAATCCAGACCAATCTCTTCAGCTCCAAGGGACAGTCTGGGAAATTCTCTTCCACCGAGAATCCTCTCGGGGACACCATACCCAGGTGTTGTCTTGGAGATAACGACAAGTCCTCCATCCTGTCTGGCAAGAGCCGCCAAATCACTAACAACCCCCTTAAGGAAAAGGAGAACATGTCTAAGACTAAATATAAGGAGCCAGAACGAACGAAAAACGAGACCCAGAACAAGCAGAACGATGGACCACTGGGAACCTTGTCCAATACCTTGGAGAAGTCTCTGGAAAATCTAAACCCTGACCTTATAGACAATCTGGAATCATCCACAGtgtcaaacaaaaagaaaaagaagtgtTCCAAAAAACCCAAATCGGACGCCCACTGCAAAAATCGGGGTTCTGCTTTGCAAGTACTGCGCTTTCTCTTCATTCCGATGATCTGGATATCTCTAGCCATGTCTTAG